Proteins encoded by one window of Hemitrygon akajei unplaced genomic scaffold, sHemAka1.3 Scf000079, whole genome shotgun sequence:
- the LOC140722529 gene encoding NACHT, LRR and PYD domains-containing protein 3-like gives MATEPEFTISDVLAEGGEYRLYQLTKFYRDRLKHAIEEKVERLGWMLTKQGHFSREENEKVTELTEKGNRTESSRLFLSLVMGKGSRARRAMWESFVMWRTELPKLDRILREIQELGPDPEEYINIAQGLSELPTELTDVQQKHKETLRAQTDTLRVNTILMREKVKVFQLIDRYTKLTVISTLRDRRLVEHELLARGRDHEDYREKHLRGALKKIQTAQLFHSSFSRSKSKSGSSAAVAGVPGIGKTTMVQKIVYDWAAGKIFQQFQFVFSFKFRDLNSINCRINLRELILDQYPYFGNILREVWKNPKGLLFIFDGLDEFKHTIDFSDSRRDTEPKHQCPDPESWCEVSDIVYSLIQGKLLPGCSVLVTTRPTVLHLLEKAKIGVWAEILGFVGEERKEYFIRHFEDQTVAAAVFKHVQENEILYTMSYNPSYCWILALALGPFFTQRVRDPQRVPKTITQLYSYYIYNILKNHGREIERPRDVLLRVGQMAYRGVSEKKIVFADGDLIKFNLQPSQFLSGFLMELLEREDSAHSVVYTFPHLTIQEFVAAVAQFLTVHPEDILKFLTEAHKTKDGRFEVFLRFVAGLSNPMTARGLEEFLGPFPHQTTCRVIDWVKEEVKHQSRNTGDIGRRRLLNTLHYLFESQNRGLAQAALGSLKTLSFSGMTLTPIDCAVLSHAFGLCDTIKHLNLEGCHIQCEGIQRLGPGLHKCQELRLGNNELGDSGVKLVLSALGNPECKIQKLG, from the exons atggctacAG agccagagtttacaatctccgACGTCCTGGCAGAGGGGGGCGagtatcgactgtaccaactgaccaaattctacagggacagactcaaacatgcaattgaagaaaaggttgaaagactcggttggatgttgacaaagcagggacatttcagtagagaagaaaatgag aaagtcactgaactgacagagaagggaaaccggacagagagttccagactcttcctcagtttggtgatgggcaaaggctcccgggcccggagggcgatgtgggaatcctttgtgatgtggaggactgagttaccgaagctGGACAggatactgagggaaatacaggagctcg gtcctgaccCAGAGGAATACATAAACATCGCACAAGGGTTGTCTGAGTTACCCACTGAACTGAcag atgttcaacagaaacacaaggagactctgcgggcacaaactgacacactgagagtgaacacgatcctgatgagggagaaggtgaaggttttccagctgattGATCGATACACAAAGCTCACCGTCATTTCTActcttcgagatcggagactggtggaacacgagctgctggcaagaggcagagaccacgaggattatagagagaaacatctccgtggagcgttaaaaaaaatacagactGCTCAGTTATTCCACAGCAgtttttcccggagtaaatccaaatctgggagttctgCAGCAGTAGCCGGAGTGCCAggaatcgggaaaacaacaatggtacaaaagattgtttatgactgggccgcggggaaaatattccaacagttccagtttgtcttcagtttcaaattccgggatttaaactctatcaactgcagaataaacctgagggaactgattctggatcagtatccttactttgggaatatcctgagagaggtctggaagaacccaaagggattgctgtttatattcgatggtttggatgaattcaagcacACAATCGATTTTtctgacagtcggagagatacagaacccaagcaccagtgcccagatcccgagtcatggtgtgaagtgtctgacattgtttacagtttaatccagggcaagctgctcccagggtgttcagtgctggtgaccacccgccccactgtgttacatttattggaaaaagcGAAGAtcggtgtctgggctgaaatcctgggatttgttggtgaggaacggaaggaatatttcatcaggcattttgaagatcagacggtggcagcagctgttttcaaacacgtgcaggagaacgagatcctgtacactatgagctacaacccctcctactgctggatccttgctctggcactgggccccttcttcacacaaagagtcagggacccgcagcgagttcccaagaccatcacacaactgtactcctactatatttacaacatcctgaaaaatcacggccgtgagattgagagaccccgtgatgtgttactcagggtgggtcagatggcctacagaggagtgtcagagaagaagattgtgtttgcagacggagatttgatcaagttcaatctgcagccttcccagttcctgtccgggttcctgatggagcttttggagagagaggattctgcccacagcgtggtgtacacattcccacacctcaccatccaggagtttgtagctgcagtcgcacaattcctgactgTACATCCcgaggatatcctgaaattcctcactgaagcccacaagacaaaagatgggcgatttgaggtatttctccgttttgttgctggtctctccaacccaatgacagctcggggcctggaggagtttctgggtccatttcctcatcaaacaacctgccgggtgattgattgggtgaaggaggaggttaaacaccAGAGTAGAAACACGGGTGACATTGGTAGAAGGagactcctgaacacattgcactacctgtttgagtctcagaatcgtggactggctcaggccgcactgggatctctgaaaacactttcattcagtggaatgacactaaccccgattgactgcgcggtcctgtctcatgccttcggactctgtgatacaataaaacacctcaacctggagggctgccacattcagtgtgaaggaatccagcggctgggacccgggctgcacaagtgccaggagttgag